One stretch of Streptomyces sp. NBC_01363 DNA includes these proteins:
- the ftsE gene encoding cell division ATP-binding protein FtsE, producing MIRFDNVSKTYPKQSRPALRDVSLDIEKGEFVFLVGSSGSGKSTFMRLILREERASQGAVHVLGKDLARLSNWKVPHMRRQLGTVFQDFRLLPNKTVAENVAFAQEVIGKPRGEIRKAVPQVLDLVGLGGKEDRRPGELSGGEQQRVAIARAFVNRPMLLIADEPTGNLDPQTSVGIMKLLDRINRTGTTVIMATHDQNIVDQMRKRVIELEQGRLVRDQARGVYGYQH from the coding sequence GTGATCCGATTCGACAACGTCTCCAAGACCTACCCGAAGCAGAGCCGTCCCGCTCTACGGGATGTGTCTCTCGATATCGAGAAGGGCGAGTTCGTCTTCCTGGTGGGCTCATCCGGCTCCGGCAAGTCCACCTTCATGCGACTCATCCTCCGCGAGGAGCGTGCCAGTCAGGGCGCGGTCCACGTCCTGGGCAAGGACCTCGCGCGCCTGTCCAACTGGAAGGTGCCGCACATGCGCCGCCAGCTGGGCACGGTGTTCCAGGACTTCAGGCTTCTCCCCAACAAGACCGTTGCGGAGAACGTGGCGTTCGCGCAGGAGGTCATCGGCAAGCCGCGCGGTGAGATCCGCAAGGCGGTGCCCCAGGTTCTCGACCTGGTCGGCCTCGGTGGCAAGGAGGACCGGAGGCCCGGTGAGCTCTCCGGTGGTGAGCAGCAGCGCGTGGCGATCGCGCGGGCGTTCGTGAACCGCCCCATGCTGCTGATCGCGGACGAGCCGACCGGCAACCTCGACCCGCAGACCTCCGTCGGCATCATGAAGCTGCTGGACCGGATCAACCGGACCGGCACCACCGTGATCATGGCGACCCACGACCAGAACATCGTCGACCAGATGCGCAAGCGCGTCATCGAGCTGGAGCAGGGCCGTCTCGTACGTGACCAGGCCCGCGGCGTCTACGGCTACCAGCACTGA
- the ftsX gene encoding permease-like cell division protein FtsX, with protein sequence MRAQFVLSEIGVGLRRNLTMTFAVVVSVALSLALFGGALLMREQVSTMKDYWYDKVNVSIFLCSKSDVTSTPKCAKGAVTAQQKKDIENDLGKMDDLVEKVTYESADQAYKHYQDQFGDSPMASNITPDQMQESFRVKLHDPKKYKVVATAFAGRDGVQSVQDQRSILDNLFQLMNGMNVAALFVMALMLVIALMLIVNTVRVSAFSRRRETGIMRLVGASGFYIQMPFIMEAAFAGLIGGVLACVMLLAGRYFLIDGGLALQSKLNLIDFIGWDAVFTKLPLVLAIGLLMPAVAALFALRKYLKV encoded by the coding sequence ATGCGCGCCCAGTTCGTCCTGTCGGAGATCGGCGTCGGCCTCCGTCGCAACCTCACGATGACCTTCGCCGTCGTCGTCTCCGTCGCCCTCTCGCTCGCCCTGTTCGGCGGCGCGCTGCTCATGCGCGAGCAGGTCAGCACGATGAAGGACTACTGGTACGACAAGGTCAACGTCTCGATCTTCCTCTGCAGCAAGAGCGATGTGACCTCGACGCCCAAGTGCGCCAAGGGTGCGGTCACCGCGCAGCAGAAAAAGGACATCGAGAATGACCTCGGCAAGATGGACGACCTGGTTGAGAAGGTCACCTACGAGTCGGCCGACCAGGCGTACAAGCACTATCAGGACCAGTTCGGCGACTCGCCCATGGCGAGCAACATCACGCCGGACCAGATGCAGGAGTCGTTCCGGGTCAAGCTCCACGACCCGAAGAAGTACAAGGTCGTCGCCACCGCCTTCGCCGGCCGTGACGGGGTGCAGTCCGTCCAGGACCAGAGAAGCATCCTGGACAACCTCTTCCAGCTGATGAACGGCATGAACGTGGCCGCCCTCTTCGTGATGGCGCTGATGCTGGTCATCGCGCTGATGCTGATCGTGAACACCGTCCGGGTGTCCGCGTTCAGCCGACGGCGCGAGACGGGCATCATGCGGCTCGTCGGCGCCTCCGGCTTCTACATCCAGATGCCGTTCATCATGGAGGCCGCGTTCGCCGGTCTCATCGGCGGCGTCCTGGCCTGTGTGATGCTGCTGGCCGGCCGGTACTTCCTGATCGACGGCGGACTGGCACTCCAGAGCAAACTGAATCTGATCGACTTCATCGGCTGGGACGCGGTCTTCACCAAGCTGCCCCTGGTCCTGGCAATCGGCCTGCTGATGCCCGCCGTTGCCGCGCTCTTCGCACTCCGCAAGTACCTCAAGGTGTGA
- a CDS encoding S41 family peptidase produces MSGPTQCFGPRGVRRGAALTLVFASVLATGAVTGALPRGSAKSEDFATRSVASTVDRDEVAAAAARAVADGKSGKEAAEEVVSRSGDRWGAVYDERQYEEFEQALDGSYTGVGIAAKRSADGLVEVARVQPGGPADRAGIEPGDLLRTVDGHRVDRRPVAEVVALLRGDRTEAAAGSTVVLGVERGAGLRTETLRRARLTTEAVTVRRIGPTRPASSTSPDSSDSSGSSGAVVIEVDSFTRGSGAKVRDAVRDAPSDAGVLLDLRGNSGGLVTEAVTAASAFLDGGLVATYDVHGEQRALYAQPGGDTDRPLVVLIDGGTMSAAELLTGALQDRGRAVTVGSRTFGKGSVQMPSKLPGGSVAELTVGHYRTPAGRGVDGRGITPDLAVDSGAEQRAETVLSGLGGGS; encoded by the coding sequence ATGTCGGGCCCCACGCAGTGTTTCGGGCCCCGCGGCGTGCGCCGCGGGGCGGCCCTGACATTGGTTTTCGCGAGCGTGCTGGCCACCGGAGCGGTCACCGGCGCGCTGCCGCGCGGCAGCGCGAAGTCCGAGGACTTCGCGACCCGTTCCGTGGCCTCCACCGTCGACCGCGACGAGGTGGCCGCTGCCGCCGCCCGAGCCGTGGCCGACGGCAAGTCCGGCAAGGAGGCGGCCGAGGAGGTCGTCAGCCGCAGCGGCGACCGCTGGGGCGCGGTGTACGACGAGCGGCAGTACGAGGAGTTCGAGCAGGCCCTGGACGGCTCGTACACCGGCGTCGGGATCGCCGCGAAGCGCTCCGCCGACGGGCTGGTAGAGGTGGCCCGGGTGCAGCCCGGCGGCCCGGCCGACCGGGCCGGCATCGAGCCGGGCGACCTGCTCCGTACGGTCGACGGCCACCGGGTCGACAGGCGCCCCGTCGCCGAGGTCGTCGCCCTGCTGCGCGGAGACCGTACGGAGGCCGCCGCGGGCAGCACCGTCGTCCTGGGGGTCGAGCGCGGCGCGGGCCTGCGGACCGAGACGCTGCGCCGGGCCAGGCTCACCACCGAGGCCGTGACCGTGCGACGGATCGGACCGACCCGTCCCGCCTCCTCCACCTCTCCCGATTCCTCCGACTCCTCCGGTTCGTCCGGCGCCGTCGTGATCGAGGTCGACTCGTTCACCAGGGGCTCGGGCGCCAAGGTCCGTGACGCGGTCCGGGACGCACCGTCGGACGCCGGGGTGCTCCTCGACCTCCGCGGCAACTCCGGCGGACTGGTCACCGAGGCCGTCACCGCCGCCTCCGCCTTCCTGGACGGCGGCCTGGTCGCCACGTACGACGTGCACGGTGAGCAGCGCGCCCTCTACGCACAGCCGGGCGGCGACACCGACCGGCCCCTCGTCGTCCTGATCGACGGCGGCACGATGAGCGCCGCCGAGCTCCTCACCGGCGCACTCCAGGACCGGGGCCGCGCCGTCACCGTCGGCTCGCGGACCTTCGGCAAGGGTTCGGTCCAGATGCCCAGCAAGCTCCCGGGCGGCTCGGTGGCCGAGCTGACCGTCGGCCACTACCGCACCCCGGCGGGCAGAGGCGTCGACGGCCGGGGCATCACCCCGGACCTCGCGGTCGACTCCGGGGCCGAGCAGCGGGCCGAAACAGTATTGAGTGGCCTCGGGGGTGGGTCGTAG
- the smpB gene encoding SsrA-binding protein SmpB has translation MAKEKDTGRKLIAQNKKARHDYHILDTYECGLVLMGTEVKSLRLGRASLVDGFVQIDRGEAWLHNIHVPEYVQGTWTNHSAKRKRKLLMHRAEIDKLESKSGETGHTIVPLALYFKDGRVKVEIALAKGKKEFDKRQTLREKQDTRETNRAISAARRRQRSA, from the coding sequence ATGGCTAAGGAAAAGGACACAGGGCGCAAGCTCATCGCGCAGAACAAGAAGGCGCGGCACGACTACCACATCCTCGACACCTACGAGTGCGGCCTCGTGCTCATGGGTACCGAGGTCAAGTCGCTGCGGCTGGGCCGGGCCTCCCTGGTGGACGGCTTCGTCCAGATCGACAGGGGCGAGGCATGGCTGCACAACATCCACGTGCCCGAGTACGTGCAGGGCACCTGGACCAACCACTCGGCCAAGCGGAAGCGCAAGCTGCTGATGCACCGGGCCGAGATCGACAAGCTGGAGTCGAAGTCGGGCGAGACGGGCCACACGATCGTGCCGCTCGCGCTGTACTTCAAGGACGGCCGGGTCAAGGTCGAGATCGCGCTCGCCAAGGGCAAGAAGGAGTTCGACAAGCGGCAGACCCTGCGCGAGAAGCAGGACACGAGGGAGACCAACCGCGCGATCTCGGCGGCGCGCAGGCGCCAGCGGAGCGCGTAG
- a CDS encoding MFS transporter, which translates to MPYERTPATAPMLAVSGDLLVIAPRTTPARRASTNPYRRLLATPGARAFTAGNLLARLPMGMFSVSAVIMIAGSRGSYALAGAVTATGLAATAVVAPWTARLVDRYGQARVAVPATAIAALGSLALLLCVHYGAPTWTLFASYAATATTPNTGGMSRARWAHLHRGDPAALHTANSFEQAADELCFMLGPALAALLCAALFPEAGTLVGAILLMTGVLIFAAQRATEPPVAPRTHAGSPLRTRGMPALLAAFLATGAVFGAMEVVTIAHAGGAILALQAAGSCAAGLLYGSLRPAADIRRRLLICLTGMTALMSLPLLAAASTDSLLALAGALLLAGAATAPTMVTGMTLVQHLTPEGKLNEGMTLAVTALLGGIAAGSATGGWMVEHTGQVPGYVVPVCAAALALTVAAAGVRTPRNR; encoded by the coding sequence ATGCCGTACGAGAGAACCCCCGCCACCGCCCCCATGCTCGCCGTCTCCGGTGACCTGCTGGTCATCGCCCCGCGCACCACCCCCGCCCGGCGGGCGTCCACCAACCCGTACCGCAGGCTGCTCGCCACCCCGGGCGCCCGCGCCTTCACCGCGGGCAATCTGCTCGCCCGGCTGCCCATGGGGATGTTCAGCGTCAGCGCGGTCATCATGATCGCCGGTTCGCGCGGCTCGTACGCCCTGGCCGGAGCCGTCACCGCGACCGGCCTCGCCGCCACGGCGGTGGTCGCCCCCTGGACGGCCCGGCTCGTCGACCGGTACGGACAGGCCAGGGTCGCGGTGCCCGCCACCGCGATCGCCGCGCTCGGCTCGCTGGCCCTGCTGCTCTGCGTGCACTACGGCGCCCCGACCTGGACCCTCTTCGCCTCCTACGCCGCGACCGCCACCACGCCCAACACCGGGGGTATGTCCCGGGCCCGGTGGGCCCATCTGCACCGGGGTGACCCGGCGGCCCTGCACACCGCGAACTCCTTCGAACAGGCCGCGGACGAACTCTGCTTCATGCTCGGCCCGGCCCTCGCCGCGCTGCTGTGCGCGGCGCTCTTCCCGGAGGCCGGAACACTCGTCGGGGCGATCCTGCTGATGACCGGGGTACTGATCTTCGCCGCCCAGCGCGCCACCGAACCACCGGTGGCGCCCCGCACCCACGCGGGCTCCCCGCTCCGCACCCGGGGCATGCCGGCACTGCTCGCCGCCTTCCTCGCCACCGGCGCGGTCTTCGGTGCGATGGAGGTCGTCACCATCGCCCACGCCGGGGGCGCGATCCTCGCCCTCCAGGCGGCCGGATCGTGCGCGGCGGGGCTGCTCTACGGGTCGCTGCGCCCGGCCGCGGACATCCGTCGCCGGCTGCTGATCTGCCTGACGGGGATGACGGCGCTGATGTCCCTGCCCCTGCTCGCCGCCGCCTCGACCGATTCCCTGCTCGCCCTCGCCGGCGCACTGCTCCTGGCCGGCGCGGCGACGGCCCCGACCATGGTCACCGGCATGACCCTGGTGCAACACCTCACCCCGGAGGGCAAGTTGAACGAGGGCATGACACTGGCCGTGACCGCACTGCTGGGCGGCATCGCCGCGGGTTCGGCGACCGGCGGCTGGATGGTGGAGCACACGGGACAGGTGCCGGGGTACGTCGTACCGGTCTGCGCGGCCGCACTGGCACTGACCGTCGCGGCAGCCGGGGTCCGGACTCCCCGGAACCGATGA
- a CDS encoding LysR family transcriptional regulator, translated as MASFAADAGTQTHTHTDPRLLRAFVVVAEELHFTRAAARLYIAQQALSRDIRRLERELGAELFVRTTRQVSLTPDGDRLLPHARRVLEAHDDLAAAFADPAVRPLFVDLNTDGMTAARVLARARELAPACELMARFESGLTWAAGEILAGRLDVSFGRAAGLDPAVRARLGVQPVRYEPMAVLFPADHPLAAHEAVALDDLAGETVYAGAGNPRTPEWTDLARLLFAEWGIALAPPVPLAIGVAEFQRVMAKSPRYPILCVTDFPPMPGTVLRPLVRPVPLSPFLLVWRKGLRHPGLDALREAAEQLGAEEGWMVRPGGSWLPGPDASLMANPV; from the coding sequence GTGGCCTCCTTCGCTGCCGATGCGGGCACCCAGACGCATACCCATACTGATCCCCGGCTGCTCCGGGCCTTCGTCGTCGTCGCCGAGGAACTGCACTTCACCCGCGCCGCGGCTCGGCTCTACATCGCGCAGCAGGCGCTGAGCCGGGACATCCGCCGGCTGGAGCGCGAACTGGGCGCCGAGCTGTTCGTACGGACCACCCGGCAGGTCTCCCTCACCCCGGATGGTGACCGGCTCCTCCCGCACGCGCGGCGGGTGCTGGAGGCGCACGACGATCTCGCCGCCGCCTTCGCCGATCCCGCGGTCAGACCGCTCTTCGTCGACCTCAACACCGACGGCATGACGGCCGCCCGCGTCCTCGCCCGCGCACGGGAGCTGGCCCCGGCGTGCGAGCTGATGGCGCGCTTCGAGAGCGGCCTGACCTGGGCCGCGGGGGAGATCCTCGCCGGGCGGCTCGATGTCTCCTTCGGCCGCGCCGCCGGACTCGACCCCGCGGTACGGGCACGGCTCGGCGTGCAGCCGGTGCGGTACGAGCCCATGGCCGTGCTGTTCCCCGCCGATCACCCGCTCGCCGCGCACGAGGCCGTCGCGTTGGACGATCTGGCGGGCGAGACCGTCTACGCGGGCGCCGGAAACCCCCGCACCCCGGAATGGACGGACCTCGCCCGGCTGCTCTTCGCCGAATGGGGCATTGCGCTGGCGCCCCCCGTCCCACTCGCGATCGGTGTGGCCGAGTTCCAACGGGTCATGGCCAAGTCGCCGCGCTACCCGATCCTGTGCGTGACCGACTTCCCTCCGATGCCCGGCACCGTGTTGCGACCGCTGGTCCGGCCCGTACCGCTCTCCCCGTTCCTGCTGGTCTGGCGCAAGGGGCTGCGCCACCCCGGCCTCGACGCCCTGCGCGAAGCCGCGGAACAACTGGGTGCCGAGGAGGGCTGGATGGTCCGTCCCGGCGGCAGCTGGCTACCCGGGCCCGACGCGTCCCTGATGGCGAATCCGGTCTGA
- a CDS encoding uroporphyrinogen-III synthase, with protein sequence MHEDEQHGPLAGFTVGVTAARRAEEFGALLERRGATVLHAPALRIVPLADDGELLAVTRAIIETVPDVVVATTAVGFRGWVEAAGGWGLGDRLLEALHGTELLARGPKVKGAVRAAGLTEAWSPASESMAEVQDRLLDEGVAGRRIALQLHGEPLPGFIESLRAAGAEVLSVPVYRWTDPEDITPLDRLLDSTLARDLDALTFTSVPAAASLLGRAEKRGLLPELLGALRDDVLVACVGPVTALPLQARGIDTVQPERFRIAPLVQLLCQELPARAPALPVAGHRVEIRGHAVIVDGEPRPVPPAGMALLHALARRPGWVVARADLLRALPGGGTDEHAVETAMARLRTALGAPRLIQTVVKRGYRLALDPAAMDGPDAGPGSGPAC encoded by the coding sequence ATGCACGAGGACGAACAGCACGGGCCCCTCGCGGGCTTCACCGTCGGGGTCACCGCCGCACGGCGCGCGGAGGAGTTCGGCGCGCTGCTGGAACGACGGGGCGCCACGGTCCTGCACGCGCCCGCCCTGCGGATCGTGCCGCTCGCCGACGACGGCGAACTCCTCGCCGTCACCCGGGCAATCATCGAAACCGTCCCCGACGTGGTCGTCGCCACCACCGCGGTCGGCTTCCGCGGCTGGGTCGAGGCCGCCGGGGGCTGGGGCCTCGGCGACCGGCTGCTGGAGGCCCTGCACGGTACCGAACTGCTGGCCCGCGGCCCCAAGGTCAAGGGCGCCGTCCGGGCCGCCGGGCTGACCGAGGCGTGGTCACCCGCCTCCGAGTCCATGGCCGAGGTGCAGGACCGGCTCCTGGACGAGGGCGTGGCGGGCCGCCGCATCGCCCTCCAACTGCACGGCGAACCCCTCCCCGGCTTCATCGAGTCGCTGCGCGCCGCGGGCGCCGAGGTCCTCTCCGTACCCGTCTACCGCTGGACGGACCCCGAGGACATCACCCCGCTCGACCGGCTGCTCGACAGCACCCTCGCCCGCGACCTGGACGCGCTCACCTTCACCAGCGTCCCGGCCGCCGCCTCGCTGCTCGGCCGGGCCGAGAAACGCGGACTGCTCCCGGAACTCCTGGGCGCGCTGCGCGACGACGTCCTCGTGGCCTGCGTCGGACCCGTCACCGCCCTGCCGCTGCAGGCCCGCGGCATCGACACCGTCCAGCCGGAACGCTTCCGGATCGCCCCGCTCGTCCAGCTGCTCTGCCAGGAACTCCCCGCCAGGGCACCGGCGTTGCCGGTCGCCGGACACCGGGTCGAGATCCGGGGGCACGCCGTGATCGTCGACGGCGAACCGCGCCCGGTGCCGCCCGCCGGAATGGCGCTGCTGCACGCCCTGGCCCGCCGGCCGGGCTGGGTGGTGGCCCGCGCCGACCTGCTGCGCGCACTGCCCGGCGGCGGCACCGACGAGCACGCGGTGGAGACGGCCATGGCGAGGCTGCGTACGGCACTGGGGGCGCCCCGCCTCATCCAGACGGTCGTCAAACGCGGCTACCGGCTGGCGCTGGACCCGGCGGCCATGGACGGTCCGGATGCCGGTCCGGGGAGCGGTCCGGCCTGCTAG
- a CDS encoding DUF4259 domain-containing protein produces the protein MGTWGSGNFDSDTAADHLLGITGRLVSEIEEAMADDPVVLEADEYWGVAVPCNVELLSLIAEQGYVGAGVPEVAVVEGWKKKFMDVWERTIDDLEPKQEYKEDRRAELIRTFDRLTALAEREHAAQ, from the coding sequence GTGGGTACCTGGGGCAGTGGGAATTTCGACAGTGACACGGCTGCGGATCATCTGTTGGGCATCACCGGACGGCTCGTCTCGGAGATCGAGGAGGCGATGGCCGACGACCCGGTCGTCCTGGAGGCCGACGAATACTGGGGCGTCGCCGTGCCGTGCAACGTCGAGCTGCTGTCCCTGATCGCGGAGCAGGGGTATGTCGGCGCGGGCGTGCCGGAGGTGGCGGTGGTCGAGGGCTGGAAGAAGAAGTTCATGGACGTGTGGGAGCGGACCATCGACGACCTGGAGCCCAAGCAGGAGTACAAGGAGGACAGACGCGCCGAACTGATCCGCACCTTCGACCGGCTGACGGCCCTCGCGGAGCGGGAGCACGCGGCGCAGTGA